One region of Streptomyces rishiriensis genomic DNA includes:
- a CDS encoding PP2C family protein-serine/threonine phosphatase, with the protein MTLAEALEAAEAAAPVESLDVVARMLAERLGAASVSFLITDFTGGSVVRLGAAGSVETAEPAQRITLRGTLYDDVIRSQRPSVEDKGEGALVRIVAPVTNRGDAIGLLELFLPVMPDAEVMREIGETAHALAYIVIANRSFTDVYQWGRRTTPLSLAAEIQHRLLPASLACEAAQFAVAGALEPADHVGGDTFDYVIDRDTVQLSVTDAMGHDVDAALLATLLVGALRRARRAGADLAEQACQADKAMREHGRLGYVTGQLLRISLIDGKTEFINAGHPWPLRMRDGQVRQITPKIDMPFGFHFPHTYRVQSLDLRPGDRLVMLTDGMLERNANSLDLADLLVHTRALHPREAARTLIAAIVEANHGHLQDDATVMCLDWHGVGQSQRDADTGADLAEASAPSTDRAERGAFPG; encoded by the coding sequence ATGACTCTGGCGGAGGCGCTGGAGGCGGCGGAGGCCGCAGCGCCCGTGGAGTCGCTCGACGTGGTTGCGCGCATGCTCGCGGAGCGCCTCGGAGCGGCGTCCGTGTCATTCCTGATCACCGATTTCACCGGCGGCTCGGTCGTACGGCTGGGGGCGGCGGGCAGCGTCGAGACAGCTGAGCCCGCCCAGCGCATCACGCTGCGGGGCACCCTCTACGACGACGTGATCCGCAGCCAGCGGCCGAGCGTGGAGGACAAGGGCGAGGGCGCACTGGTGCGGATCGTCGCCCCGGTGACCAACCGCGGGGATGCCATCGGGCTCCTGGAACTGTTCCTGCCTGTGATGCCGGACGCGGAAGTGATGCGGGAGATCGGCGAGACCGCGCACGCTCTGGCGTACATCGTCATCGCGAACCGGTCCTTCACGGACGTGTACCAGTGGGGCCGCCGTACCACCCCGCTGAGCCTGGCCGCGGAGATCCAGCACCGTCTGTTACCGGCGTCCCTGGCGTGTGAGGCGGCGCAGTTCGCTGTCGCCGGGGCACTGGAGCCAGCCGACCACGTCGGTGGTGACACCTTCGACTACGTGATCGACCGGGACACGGTCCAGCTCTCCGTCACCGATGCCATGGGGCACGATGTCGACGCCGCGCTGTTGGCCACCCTGCTGGTGGGTGCCCTGCGCCGGGCACGGCGGGCCGGTGCCGATCTCGCCGAACAGGCATGCCAGGCCGACAAAGCCATGCGCGAGCACGGCCGCCTGGGCTATGTCACCGGCCAGCTCCTGCGCATCAGCCTGATCGACGGCAAGACCGAGTTCATCAACGCCGGGCACCCCTGGCCGCTGCGGATGCGGGACGGACAGGTGCGGCAGATCACTCCGAAGATCGATATGCCGTTCGGCTTCCATTTCCCTCACACCTACCGGGTCCAGTCGCTGGATCTGCGGCCTGGAGACCGGCTGGTGATGCTGACCGACGGGATGCTCGAGCGCAACGCCAACAGTCTCGACCTTGCGGACCTGCTCGTCCACACGCGCGCGCTGCATCCCCGCGAAGCCGCCCGCACCCTCATCGCGGCGATCGTCGAGGCCAATCACGGCCACCTGCAGGACGACGCGACTGTCATGTGCCTGGACTGGCACGGCGTCGGCCAGTCCCAGCGTGACGCCGACACCGGAGCCGACCTCGCCGAAGCCTCCGCACCGTCCACGGACCGGGCAGAGCGGGGGGCTTTCCCAGGGTGA
- a CDS encoding YihY/virulence factor BrkB family protein, with translation MPGWHDTVTALRRTPASVWNDNVTDFAAALTYYAVLALFPTLLVTVSLLGVVGASTTDNLISNVIAVVPTESRPVMQSTLQGMAAQHAAAWTLAVFGTIGALWSASSYLGVFRRALHAMHGIEDLRPAWRTAPRLVLTAMVLLMLLVSSALVLILTGEAAHTVGRFIGMGSTAATAWNALKWPLLLCLVAVLVLVLFRSGPAGTRGVRQRLLGDALAVALWLVASASFALYVSHVGTYNRLYGSLAGIIVFLVWLWLSNLALLTGAQFNAELARVRRR, from the coding sequence ATGCCGGGCTGGCACGACACCGTCACCGCTCTGCGGCGGACACCCGCCTCGGTGTGGAACGACAACGTGACCGACTTCGCTGCCGCACTCACGTATTACGCAGTGCTCGCGCTCTTTCCCACGCTCCTTGTCACGGTCTCGCTGCTGGGAGTCGTCGGCGCCTCGACCACCGACAACCTGATCAGTAACGTGATCGCTGTCGTGCCGACCGAGTCCCGCCCCGTCATGCAGAGCACGTTGCAGGGCATGGCGGCACAGCACGCGGCTGCTTGGACCTTGGCCGTATTCGGCACGATCGGCGCCCTGTGGTCCGCTTCCAGCTATCTGGGGGTCTTCCGCCGAGCCCTGCACGCCATGCACGGCATCGAGGACCTGCGCCCGGCGTGGCGGACGGCACCGCGGCTGGTGTTGACCGCCATGGTGCTGCTGATGCTTCTGGTTTCCAGTGCCCTGGTGCTCATCCTGACCGGCGAAGCGGCGCACACCGTCGGCCGGTTCATCGGCATGGGCAGCACGGCCGCCACCGCATGGAACGCGCTGAAGTGGCCGCTGCTGCTGTGCCTGGTCGCCGTCTTGGTGCTGGTGCTGTTCCGTTCAGGCCCGGCCGGAACGCGTGGGGTGCGACAAAGGCTGCTGGGGGACGCTCTGGCCGTGGCCTTGTGGCTCGTCGCCTCCGCAAGCTTCGCCCTCTACGTCTCGCACGTCGGCACGTACAACCGGCTGTACGGATCGCTCGCCGGCATCATCGTCTTCCTGGTGTGGCTGTGGCTGTCCAACCTGGCCCTCCTCACCGGGGCCCAGTTCAACGCGGAACTGGCCAGAGTCCGCCGTCGATGA
- a CDS encoding WhiB family transcriptional regulator — MTGSCRGHPATPDWRDQAACAGEDPEIFFPVSDLAAPGTEASLARAVCRRCAVLIACRTWALEHGEDDGIWGATTAAQRRAIRRATMEPPNTHTKGRHGD, encoded by the coding sequence ATGACCGGTTCATGCCGCGGACACCCGGCGACTCCGGACTGGCGCGATCAGGCCGCGTGCGCCGGAGAAGATCCGGAGATCTTCTTCCCCGTCTCGGACCTCGCAGCTCCGGGCACCGAAGCCTCCCTGGCCCGAGCCGTATGCCGACGCTGCGCCGTACTCATCGCCTGCCGCACCTGGGCGCTCGAACACGGCGAGGACGACGGCATCTGGGGTGCCACCACCGCCGCCCAACGCCGCGCGATACGACGCGCAACGATGGAGCCGCCCAATACGCATACGAAGGGGCGCCACGGCGACTAG